A single genomic interval of Rosistilla ulvae harbors:
- a CDS encoding alpha/beta hydrolase fold domain-containing protein: protein MKYNFALLLCSSLIASAGFCQESERPAGEAADRRAALLKRFPESDTNKDGILSARELAAHLQKQRSGPEGKERLKQLLKRFPKADANKDGELGWQEARDYQAANAKNRTPQTRRNRAPKVVAPVPDVAYGDHPLQRFDLWPIPDAKQPTPLVIFIHGGGFRGGDKSLIRPDTIDKFLDAGVAVAAMNYRLSDSGPYPIMMHDAARGLQTLRHRADQWNIDPQRVVCFGGSAGAGISLWLAFHDDLADPSSDDPVARQSTRIVAAGAMNGQPAYDIHLFREWFGLPDLQPGPALPAFVGIEDESEFDKPEIRALMKEASPISHLSEDDTAAVYMFYSRPNVPVTLETESSVWVHHVRLGLAMQKAMEPLGLQCIVTAPDIKAENPYESIEAFLIAKASGETSAP from the coding sequence GATTCCCCGAAAGCGATACCAATAAGGATGGCATCCTGTCGGCCCGCGAACTGGCGGCCCACCTGCAGAAGCAGCGCTCGGGACCGGAGGGAAAAGAGCGACTGAAGCAACTGTTGAAGCGTTTTCCCAAAGCTGACGCGAACAAAGATGGCGAATTGGGCTGGCAGGAGGCTCGCGACTACCAAGCTGCCAACGCGAAGAACCGGACGCCGCAGACGCGTCGCAATCGCGCCCCCAAAGTCGTCGCGCCGGTTCCCGATGTCGCGTATGGCGATCATCCGTTGCAGCGGTTTGATCTTTGGCCGATCCCCGATGCCAAACAGCCGACGCCGCTGGTGATTTTCATCCATGGCGGTGGTTTTCGCGGCGGCGACAAATCGCTGATTCGCCCCGACACGATCGACAAGTTTCTCGATGCCGGTGTTGCCGTTGCCGCGATGAATTACCGGCTGTCCGATTCGGGCCCCTATCCGATCATGATGCACGACGCCGCTCGCGGCCTACAAACGCTGCGGCATCGGGCCGACCAATGGAACATCGATCCGCAGCGCGTTGTTTGTTTCGGCGGTTCGGCTGGCGCGGGAATCAGTTTATGGCTCGCCTTCCACGACGACCTAGCCGACCCCAGCAGCGACGATCCCGTCGCGCGGCAATCGACGCGCATTGTGGCGGCCGGAGCGATGAACGGCCAACCCGCGTACGATATCCACCTGTTTCGCGAGTGGTTTGGTCTCCCCGATCTTCAGCCGGGTCCTGCCCTACCCGCCTTCGTGGGAATCGAAGACGAATCGGAATTCGACAAGCCCGAGATCCGCGCGTTGATGAAAGAGGCCTCGCCGATTTCGCACCTATCCGAAGATGACACCGCTGCGGTTTACATGTTCTACAGCCGCCCCAACGTTCCGGTGACTCTCGAGACCGAATCGTCGGTTTGGGTGCATCACGTGCGATTGGGATTGGCGATGCAGAAAGCGATGGAGCCACTTGGGCTGCAATGCATCGTCACCGCCCCCGACATCAAAGCGGAGAATCCCTACGAGTCGATCGAAGCCTTCTTGATTGCCAAGGCGTCGGGTGAAACGTCGGCACCTTAG
- a CDS encoding vitamin K epoxide reductase family protein, which yields MFLKATIPCHDLDRPVPPYKHNPSAWSQRIPICLLAFVAAGISVHLSLFQWGLIESVWDPFFGDGSNNVLKSDTALQMYRMLGIHDAALGVLAYLGDAVLGLAGSPRRWQYRPWLVVLFGIDVIPLGIVSVILVAVQGLVVGSWCFLCLMTALISLILVYWAWDEVRVALTYLWIVWKQNCDRRLLWDAFWGNRSEPLDRAAESLLAREVK from the coding sequence ATGTTTTTGAAAGCCACCATCCCCTGCCACGATCTCGATCGGCCCGTGCCGCCGTACAAGCACAATCCGTCGGCCTGGTCCCAACGGATCCCGATCTGTTTGCTGGCTTTTGTCGCCGCGGGGATCTCGGTCCATCTGTCGCTGTTTCAGTGGGGGCTCATCGAATCGGTCTGGGATCCGTTTTTTGGCGACGGATCGAACAACGTCTTGAAGTCGGACACAGCCTTGCAAATGTACCGGATGTTGGGAATTCACGATGCCGCCTTGGGAGTGCTCGCCTACCTGGGCGATGCGGTTCTGGGGCTAGCCGGTTCGCCACGCCGTTGGCAGTATCGCCCCTGGTTGGTGGTCCTCTTTGGAATCGATGTGATTCCACTGGGAATCGTCAGTGTCATTCTGGTGGCGGTTCAAGGACTGGTTGTTGGATCGTGGTGCTTTCTCTGTTTGATGACCGCTCTGATCTCTTTGATCCTGGTCTACTGGGCGTGGGACGAAGTGCGAGTTGCGTTGACTTATCTGTGGATCGTTTGGAAACAGAATTGCGACCGCCGGCTACTGTGGGATGCCTTTTGGGGCAATCGCAGCGAACCGTTGGATCGCGCTGCCGAAAGCCTTTTAGCCCGAGAGGTGAAGTGA
- a CDS encoding NAD-dependent epimerase/dehydratase family protein codes for MSEDRPAVIVTGSSGLLGRPVCTQLADLGYEVYGFDRVGLPEPPKRHPWIHDIECDISSYENVRGAVDDVRRRCDGRLASVVHMAAFYDFSGEPSPLYEEITVNGTDRLLNALSDFELEQFVFTSTMLVHQPCSPGERIAEDDPLQAKWPYPESKIATERLIREGHPGVRSVVLRIAGVYTDYGRQPTIVQQIKRIYERDFQSHFFPGDTAAGQAAVHCDDAIAAIVATVQRRSRIEPKTAILIGEPEPPSYETLQDAIGQRLHGKDWPTLYVPPSLAKVGASVTDTLSGGDAFIKPFMVDMADDHYALDIARAKELLDWEPRHRLIDCVPKMIDALKDDPDQWYQQNGLK; via the coding sequence ATGTCCGAAGATCGTCCCGCAGTTATCGTCACCGGAAGTTCGGGTTTGCTGGGACGACCGGTCTGCACGCAACTGGCCGACCTCGGCTATGAAGTCTATGGATTCGATCGGGTCGGCCTGCCCGAACCGCCCAAGCGGCACCCTTGGATTCACGATATCGAATGCGATATCAGCAGTTATGAAAACGTTCGCGGTGCTGTCGATGACGTCCGCCGCCGCTGCGACGGGCGGCTGGCCTCGGTGGTGCACATGGCCGCCTTCTACGATTTTTCGGGCGAACCGAGTCCGCTGTACGAAGAGATCACCGTCAACGGGACCGATCGGCTGCTCAATGCACTCAGCGACTTCGAATTGGAACAGTTTGTTTTTACAAGCACGATGTTGGTGCATCAGCCCTGCTCGCCGGGCGAACGGATCGCCGAAGATGATCCGCTGCAGGCGAAGTGGCCGTATCCGGAGAGCAAGATTGCGACGGAGCGTTTGATTCGCGAGGGGCATCCCGGCGTCAGATCGGTGGTGCTTCGAATCGCCGGCGTCTATACAGATTACGGACGCCAACCGACGATCGTCCAACAGATCAAACGGATCTATGAACGCGACTTTCAAAGTCACTTCTTCCCAGGGGATACCGCGGCGGGGCAAGCTGCGGTTCACTGCGACGACGCGATCGCCGCGATCGTTGCCACCGTCCAGCGGCGATCCCGTATCGAACCAAAAACGGCGATCTTGATCGGCGAGCCCGAACCGCCGTCTTACGAAACCCTCCAAGACGCGATCGGTCAGCGGCTGCACGGCAAAGACTGGCCGACGCTCTACGTGCCACCGTCGCTCGCCAAGGTGGGAGCCTCCGTGACCGACACGCTCTCCGGCGGCGATGCGTTTATCAAACCATTCATGGTCGACATGGCCGACGACCACTACGCCCTGGACATCGCGCGAGCCAAAGAACTGCTCGATTGGGAACCCCGGCATCGCTTGATCGACTGCGTGCCCAAGATGATCGATGCCCTGAAGGATGATCCCGACCAATGGTATCAACAGAACGGACTGAAGTAG
- a CDS encoding AI-2E family transporter, translating into MPRHFSFWLLIGLIGLFGLLFFHVIKPFVLAIFIAVVLTVLFSPLHQSLTQIMSGHDRIAAGVTTGLVMIVVLLPISVTLLMAGNQVTQIGRDAVGWFDGRSGDALDETIEKLEKSTVGSAMNRVYRKLDPPQRQQIQESVSRISDGFTAELYDKTRGLISNIVTFGIGLCIMALSFYYFLADRELFTREVHRMMPLENEEEQRLFDKFQRVCRGVVLGTVVAGVVQAALTGLALAVLGVPNVWLLMVVTMFCSFIPFIGAAAVWGSVATWLMIEGDFVSAIGLAIYGAALVSTSDNLVRAYVIGNQAKLHPLVALVTVLGALKLMGLWGIFVGPMIAAFFYALLNIARDRVVRQQQQQQDGDDLATTRISA; encoded by the coding sequence ATGCCTCGCCATTTTTCATTCTGGCTACTGATCGGATTGATCGGCCTCTTCGGCTTGCTGTTCTTCCACGTCATCAAACCGTTTGTGCTGGCGATTTTTATCGCGGTCGTGCTGACAGTCCTTTTTTCGCCGCTGCACCAATCGCTGACACAGATCATGTCGGGGCACGATCGCATCGCCGCCGGGGTCACAACCGGGCTGGTGATGATCGTCGTCTTGTTGCCGATCAGCGTGACGCTATTGATGGCGGGAAACCAAGTGACACAGATCGGCCGCGACGCTGTCGGTTGGTTCGACGGGCGTTCGGGCGATGCGTTGGACGAGACGATCGAGAAGCTGGAAAAGTCGACGGTCGGTTCGGCGATGAATCGAGTCTACCGGAAGCTCGATCCGCCGCAGCGGCAGCAGATTCAGGAATCGGTTTCGCGGATCTCCGATGGATTTACCGCCGAACTGTACGACAAAACCCGCGGATTGATTTCCAACATCGTCACCTTCGGCATCGGCCTGTGCATCATGGCGTTGTCGTTCTACTACTTCCTCGCCGACCGCGAACTCTTTACTCGTGAAGTCCATCGGATGATGCCTTTGGAGAACGAGGAGGAGCAGCGGTTGTTCGATAAATTCCAAAGAGTCTGCCGCGGCGTCGTCTTGGGAACCGTTGTCGCCGGCGTCGTCCAAGCCGCTTTGACCGGGTTGGCGTTGGCGGTCCTCGGCGTCCCCAATGTTTGGCTGTTGATGGTCGTCACGATGTTCTGTTCGTTCATCCCTTTTATCGGTGCGGCCGCAGTCTGGGGATCGGTTGCCACGTGGTTGATGATCGAAGGGGATTTCGTATCCGCGATCGGGTTGGCGATCTACGGAGCCGCTCTGGTGTCAACGTCCGACAATCTCGTCCGCGCCTACGTGATCGGAAACCAAGCCAAGTTGCATCCGCTGGTCGCCCTGGTGACAGTGCTTGGTGCGTTGAAGCTGATGGGGCTGTGGGGCATCTTCGTCGGTCCGATGATCGCTGCCTTCTTCTACGCGCTGTTGAACATCGCCCGCGATCGAGTCGTCCGGCAACAACAACAGCAGCAAGATGGCGACGACCTCGCCACGACCCGAATCTCCGCATAG
- a CDS encoding c-type cytochrome — MKRRLKELCILLAGLGGIGLFVLVSGIAPINASGGHWPITRWFLDYASDRSVDFHSSGIEPPPLDQPGMIRLGAATYDSNCRWCHGRPGSPAPVVAGHMTPSPPYLPGTPLDKEPRELFYIVKHGIKFAGMPAWPTQARDDDVWPVVAFLQQLSQLDAEDYYRQVRVETESDSAIERLAAQACAACHGTATSPAAGPRVPLLASQSKAYLEQSLQAFKTGARHSGIMQPIAARLTDPQIAKLAAHYAGQTQVEQESTPAAASDSEPTASDEQIELGKSLAHRGDRQKKIAACVACHGPGTIERSPDYPKLAGQPAWYLKEQLDLLQRRARGGTARVDRMHSIADKLSTQEIEALANYYAQLPLEN, encoded by the coding sequence ATGAAACGACGACTGAAAGAGCTTTGCATCCTGCTGGCCGGGCTCGGCGGAATCGGCTTGTTTGTCCTCGTCTCGGGGATCGCACCGATCAACGCCAGCGGCGGGCATTGGCCGATCACGCGTTGGTTCTTGGACTACGCAAGCGATCGGTCGGTCGACTTCCACAGCTCCGGTATCGAGCCGCCACCGCTGGATCAGCCTGGCATGATTCGTTTGGGCGCGGCAACCTACGATTCCAACTGCCGCTGGTGTCACGGACGTCCAGGCAGCCCGGCTCCCGTTGTCGCCGGGCACATGACTCCCTCGCCTCCTTACCTGCCCGGCACGCCGCTCGATAAAGAACCTCGCGAATTGTTCTACATCGTCAAGCATGGGATTAAGTTTGCCGGGATGCCCGCCTGGCCAACTCAGGCTCGCGACGATGATGTTTGGCCGGTCGTAGCGTTCCTACAACAGTTGTCACAGCTGGACGCGGAAGACTACTATCGCCAAGTGCGAGTCGAAACGGAATCCGATTCAGCGATCGAGCGACTTGCGGCGCAGGCATGCGCCGCATGCCACGGAACCGCAACGTCACCCGCTGCCGGACCGCGAGTTCCTTTGCTCGCATCGCAGTCGAAAGCGTATCTCGAACAGTCGCTGCAGGCCTTCAAAACGGGAGCGCGACACAGCGGGATCATGCAACCGATCGCCGCCCGGCTGACCGATCCGCAGATCGCAAAACTCGCAGCCCACTACGCCGGGCAAACGCAAGTCGAACAGGAGTCTACGCCGGCGGCAGCTTCGGATTCAGAACCGACGGCTTCCGACGAACAGATAGAACTCGGCAAGTCGCTGGCCCATCGAGGGGACCGACAAAAGAAGATCGCCGCCTGCGTCGCCTGCCACGGTCCGGGAACGATCGAGCGCAGCCCGGACTATCCGAAACTGGCCGGGCAACCCGCTTGGTACTTAAAGGAGCAGTTGGACTTGTTGCAACGGCGGGCTCGCGGCGGAACGGCGCGCGTCGATCGCATGCATTCGATCGCCGATAAACTGTCGACGCAGGAGATCGAAGCGTTGGCCAACTACTACGCCCAATTGCCGCTCGAAAACTAG
- a CDS encoding cytochrome c oxidase assembly protein, which yields MRPMLWNLGWLVLAIAWLGPLPEMASHSFAAHMTLHMAVVAVAAPMLSIAAAGRRWDPVLRFPKLFAPVPASVGELLIVWAWHAPGLHHWARHDAVGFVVEQSMFLAAGVWVWLSAFGGSQPRDRGRSAAGVIGLLLTSMHMTLLGALLVMSPRLLYSHHPGGSGLTPIMDQHLGGAVMLVVGGLAFLTGGLWLTRDLVDSIRMPIGAAKRSSFGKANTR from the coding sequence ATGCGACCGATGCTTTGGAATTTGGGATGGTTGGTTTTGGCAATCGCCTGGCTTGGGCCACTGCCGGAAATGGCCAGCCATTCCTTTGCGGCTCACATGACGCTGCACATGGCGGTCGTTGCCGTCGCGGCGCCGATGTTGTCGATCGCCGCGGCGGGTCGTCGTTGGGATCCGGTGCTTCGATTTCCGAAGCTGTTCGCCCCCGTCCCGGCATCGGTTGGCGAGCTGTTGATCGTCTGGGCCTGGCATGCCCCTGGGCTGCATCACTGGGCCCGCCACGATGCGGTCGGGTTTGTTGTCGAACAGTCGATGTTCCTGGCCGCTGGCGTTTGGGTTTGGCTGTCCGCTTTCGGTGGTTCGCAGCCGCGAGACCGCGGCCGCAGCGCCGCCGGGGTGATCGGGCTGTTGTTGACTTCGATGCACATGACGCTGCTGGGCGCGTTGTTAGTCATGTCGCCACGGTTGCTCTATTCCCATCATCCCGGAGGCTCAGGGCTGACGCCGATCATGGACCAACATCTCGGCGGCGCGGTGATGCTGGTCGTCGGCGGGCTGGCGTTTTTGACCGGCGGATTGTGGCTGACGCGCGATCTCGTCGATTCGATCCGGATGCCGATCGGGGCGGCGAAGAGATCATCCTTTGGAAAGGCGAACACACGATGA
- a CDS encoding transmembrane prediction codes for MTDATDTTTPTVSYRALRNHILWLLIPPTTWAIHFLASYLTIAIVCAKSETGDAMPIRIAIAVYTLVALGVIALVGWHSHRQHRHGDASPPHDGNTSDDQLRFIGYATLLLAALSSVATLFTALVVLFIGSCD; via the coding sequence ATGACGGATGCAACCGACACGACAACGCCGACAGTGAGCTACCGAGCGCTGCGGAATCACATCCTCTGGTTGCTGATCCCGCCGACGACCTGGGCGATCCATTTTCTAGCCAGCTATCTCACGATCGCGATCGTTTGCGCCAAATCGGAGACCGGCGATGCGATGCCGATCCGAATCGCGATCGCGGTTTATACGCTTGTTGCGTTGGGGGTGATCGCGTTGGTTGGCTGGCACAGTCACAGGCAGCATCGCCACGGCGACGCATCGCCACCGCACGACGGCAACACGTCGGACGACCAGTTGCGATTCATCGGTTATGCGACGCTTCTGTTGGCTGCACTCAGCAGCGTCGCCACGCTCTTCACCGCGTTGGTTGTCCTCTTTATCGGGAGCTGTGACTGA
- the ctaD gene encoding cytochrome c oxidase subunit I, which translates to MSDHPDGNKPESHPTSDPTTAPAAELTDQEKRLLEPWKTPTGWRYWSAVNNSEIGLWYTVTAFAFFLFGGVLALIMRAQLAIPENDWLTPDQYNQVFTMHGSVMMFLFAVPILEAISILLLPQMMGARDLPFPRLSAYGYWCFLIGGIFVCGSLFFGVAPRGGWFMYPPMTTEYQTDVGPDIWLLGLSFIEIASIAAAVELIVGVLKCRPPGMRLNLIPLYAWYILVVAAMILFAFPPLIAGDLLMELERSLDWPFFDASRGGDPMLWQHLFWIFGHPEVYIVFLPSIALLAMIVPTFARTPMVGYSWIVLAAVGTGFLSFGLWVHHMFTTGLPGLTIGIFSAASEAVAIPTGVQIFCFIATLLIGRVRASVCLWFALAGLATFIIGGLTGVMIAIAPFDFQAHDTYFIVGHLHYVLVGGTIFPIMAGVYYYYPLVMGKQLSERLGKLAFWLTLIGFNVSFFPMHLTGLLGMPRRVYTYPAEMGFDTLNLVSSIGAFVLAAGFAVFLWDVVRPKRKQAHAARNCWNAGTLEWLADVPDQPWGIRSIPIIESRYPLWDQANFVRDVDEGNFYLPDAEEGLRETLVTSTMDAHPQQCLRVPGPSFIPMFAAIFTGGLFILSTFHWYTAAGISGLLALVCIIIWLWTGTAPIPEKPCKDVGRGLRLPLYVSGPQAVGWWAMFITMLGDMTAFMALVFGYFFYWTVHEQFPPADQPGPGIFYPLGALAAVGVAWACTLAARRWNRRDRPALFYSAIGIGALATIHAGVTIAAAPIANKMDPTSHVYPAMVCVLVLWMTLHLAVGLLMLIYCAARRMAGRMDAVHDADIMNVSLYWHFMALTAAITVAVIAGFPFVA; encoded by the coding sequence ATGAGTGACCATCCCGACGGCAACAAGCCCGAATCGCACCCGACGTCCGATCCGACGACAGCTCCCGCGGCGGAACTGACCGATCAAGAGAAGCGGCTGTTGGAACCGTGGAAGACGCCGACGGGATGGCGGTATTGGTCGGCGGTGAACAACTCCGAAATCGGCCTCTGGTACACCGTCACCGCGTTTGCATTTTTTCTGTTTGGCGGCGTGCTGGCGTTGATCATGCGAGCCCAGTTGGCGATCCCCGAAAACGATTGGCTGACTCCCGATCAATACAACCAAGTCTTCACGATGCACGGCAGCGTGATGATGTTCCTATTTGCCGTGCCGATTCTCGAAGCGATCTCGATCCTGTTGCTGCCACAGATGATGGGAGCCCGCGACCTTCCCTTTCCACGTCTGTCGGCTTACGGATATTGGTGCTTCTTGATCGGCGGGATCTTCGTCTGCGGTTCGCTCTTCTTCGGCGTCGCCCCTCGCGGCGGCTGGTTCATGTATCCGCCGATGACCACCGAATATCAGACCGATGTCGGCCCCGACATCTGGCTGCTGGGACTCTCCTTCATCGAAATCGCATCGATCGCCGCCGCCGTCGAACTGATCGTCGGCGTGCTGAAGTGCCGGCCGCCGGGGATGCGATTGAACCTGATCCCGCTGTACGCTTGGTACATCCTGGTCGTTGCCGCGATGATCCTGTTCGCTTTTCCACCGTTGATCGCCGGCGATCTGTTGATGGAACTGGAACGTTCGCTCGACTGGCCCTTCTTCGACGCATCGCGCGGCGGCGATCCGATGTTGTGGCAGCACTTGTTTTGGATTTTCGGACACCCCGAAGTCTATATCGTCTTCCTGCCGTCGATCGCGCTGCTGGCGATGATCGTCCCCACGTTCGCCCGCACGCCGATGGTCGGTTATTCGTGGATCGTCCTGGCCGCCGTCGGAACGGGCTTCCTGAGCTTTGGCCTGTGGGTCCACCACATGTTCACCACCGGGCTGCCGGGGCTGACGATCGGGATTTTTTCGGCAGCTTCCGAAGCCGTCGCGATCCCGACCGGGGTGCAGATCTTCTGCTTTATCGCCACGCTGTTGATCGGCCGCGTCCGCGCTTCGGTCTGTTTATGGTTCGCGTTGGCCGGCCTGGCGACCTTCATCATCGGCGGCCTGACCGGAGTGATGATCGCGATCGCGCCGTTCGATTTCCAAGCTCACGACACCTACTTCATCGTCGGCCACTTGCACTACGTCTTGGTCGGCGGCACGATCTTCCCGATCATGGCTGGCGTCTACTACTATTACCCGCTAGTGATGGGGAAACAGTTGTCCGAGCGATTGGGCAAACTTGCCTTCTGGTTGACCCTGATCGGGTTCAATGTCAGCTTCTTCCCGATGCATCTGACCGGTTTGCTCGGGATGCCACGCCGCGTCTACACCTACCCGGCCGAGATGGGCTTCGACACGCTGAACCTCGTCTCCTCGATCGGCGCGTTTGTGTTAGCCGCTGGCTTTGCGGTCTTCCTGTGGGATGTTGTTCGTCCGAAGCGAAAGCAGGCGCATGCGGCGAGGAACTGTTGGAACGCGGGGACGCTGGAATGGCTGGCCGATGTCCCCGACCAACCGTGGGGAATCCGATCGATCCCGATCATCGAGAGTCGTTATCCGCTGTGGGATCAAGCGAACTTTGTCCGCGACGTCGACGAAGGGAATTTCTATCTTCCCGATGCCGAAGAAGGGCTCCGCGAAACGCTGGTCACATCGACGATGGACGCCCATCCGCAACAGTGTCTACGCGTCCCGGGGCCGTCGTTTATCCCGATGTTTGCCGCGATCTTCACCGGCGGCCTGTTCATCCTTTCGACGTTCCACTGGTACACCGCCGCCGGGATCAGCGGCCTGTTGGCGTTGGTCTGCATAATCATTTGGCTGTGGACCGGCACCGCACCGATCCCCGAGAAACCATGCAAAGACGTCGGCCGCGGGCTGCGTCTGCCGCTCTACGTCTCCGGTCCTCAAGCGGTCGGTTGGTGGGCGATGTTCATCACGATGCTTGGCGACATGACAGCCTTTATGGCGTTGGTCTTCGGATACTTTTTTTACTGGACGGTACACGAACAGTTTCCGCCAGCCGACCAGCCCGGCCCGGGGATCTTCTATCCGCTTGGCGCTTTGGCTGCCGTGGGCGTCGCTTGGGCATGCACTCTGGCCGCACGCCGGTGGAACCGCCGCGATCGCCCCGCCCTGTTTTATTCAGCCATCGGCATCGGGGCGTTGGCGACGATTCATGCTGGCGTCACCATCGCCGCCGCTCCGATCGCCAACAAGATGGATCCGACCAGCCACGTCTATCCGGCGATGGTCTGCGTGTTGGTGCTTTGGATGACGCTTCATTTGGCCGTCGGTTTGCTGATGCTGATTTACTGCGCCGCACGACGCATGGCGGGCAGGATGGACGCGGTCCACGACGCCGACATCATGAACGTCTCGCTCTACTGGCACTTCATGGCGCTGACCGCGGCGATCACCGTCGCCGTGATCGCAGGCTTTCCTTTTGTTGCATGA
- the coxB gene encoding cytochrome c oxidase subunit II produces the protein MPQSTLQPAGQAAEAIALLFYWMSAGAVLIWIIVVGLAVYAIYQPGQHNPQTIKRWVIGGGAVFPTIVLTGLLCASLPMMPELQRPAPEGSLEVHVSGVRWWWRITYRVGDEHLVETANEIRLPVGRPVEFKLDSEDVIHSFWIPALGGKVDMMPGRQTRLKLHPTRVGTFRGVCAEFCGAAHAQMNFDVVVMPADEFDAWLKQLTRPTASSQEPDAVAGENHFFAVGCHACHAIRGTQASGSMGPDLTHFGSRPSIAAGLLPNNRDNLVRWITETDLVKPGVDMPAFHAMDRQQAAEIATFLEGLK, from the coding sequence ATGCCCCAATCGACGCTCCAACCCGCCGGCCAAGCTGCCGAGGCGATCGCTTTGTTGTTCTATTGGATGAGTGCCGGGGCGGTTCTAATTTGGATCATCGTCGTTGGCCTGGCTGTCTACGCGATCTACCAACCCGGCCAACATAATCCTCAGACGATCAAGCGTTGGGTGATCGGTGGCGGAGCGGTCTTCCCGACGATTGTCCTGACCGGATTGCTGTGTGCGTCTCTCCCGATGATGCCCGAACTGCAGCGTCCGGCTCCCGAGGGTAGCTTGGAAGTCCACGTCAGCGGCGTCCGTTGGTGGTGGCGGATTACTTACCGCGTCGGCGATGAACACCTCGTCGAGACGGCAAACGAAATCCGGCTTCCCGTCGGCCGCCCCGTCGAATTCAAACTCGACAGCGAGGACGTCATCCATTCGTTTTGGATCCCGGCGTTGGGAGGCAAAGTCGACATGATGCCCGGCCGCCAAACGCGGTTGAAACTGCATCCGACGCGCGTCGGAACCTTTCGCGGCGTCTGTGCCGAGTTCTGTGGTGCGGCGCACGCTCAGATGAACTTCGACGTCGTCGTGATGCCAGCCGATGAGTTCGACGCCTGGCTTAAGCAACTCACGCGACCGACGGCTTCCTCGCAAGAACCCGATGCGGTCGCTGGCGAAAATCACTTCTTTGCCGTTGGCTGTCACGCCTGCCATGCGATTCGTGGCACTCAGGCCAGTGGGAGCATGGGGCCCGACTTGACTCACTTTGGATCGCGTCCCAGCATCGCCGCGGGGCTGCTGCCGAACAATCGCGACAATCTCGTCCGCTGGATCACCGAGACCGACCTCGTGAAACCGGGCGTCGACATGCCGGCGTTCCACGCGATGGATCGACAGCAAGCCGCCGAGATCGCCACGTTTCTGGAAGGGCTGAAATGA
- a CDS encoding anthranilate synthase component II, which translates to MLLVLDNYDSFVHNLARYVRRQGHQTLVVRSDKIDGDDVESMAPAAIVLSPGPQAPDQAGACLEITRRFAGRLPILGVCLGHQIIAQAFGGRIVRSEPMHGVPSSIEHCGDGLFRGLPNPFPAARYHSLVADAAQIPNVLEVTAWTDREVGDSGDRLVMGLRHREFPIFGVQFHPESILTEHGDEMLKNFLELVTPAEPTGANR; encoded by the coding sequence ATGTTACTGGTGCTCGACAACTACGACAGCTTCGTCCACAACCTGGCTCGCTACGTGCGGCGTCAGGGGCATCAGACATTGGTCGTTCGCAGCGACAAGATCGACGGCGACGATGTCGAATCGATGGCGCCGGCGGCGATCGTCTTGTCTCCCGGGCCACAGGCTCCCGATCAAGCGGGGGCTTGTCTGGAGATCACTCGCCGATTTGCGGGGCGGTTGCCGATCCTTGGCGTTTGTCTGGGGCACCAGATCATCGCGCAAGCGTTTGGCGGGCGGATCGTTCGCAGCGAGCCGATGCATGGCGTTCCCAGTTCGATCGAACATTGTGGCGACGGACTTTTTCGCGGCTTGCCCAATCCCTTTCCCGCGGCTCGGTATCATTCGTTGGTCGCCGATGCGGCGCAGATTCCCAACGTACTAGAAGTCACCGCGTGGACCGATCGGGAGGTTGGCGATTCGGGAGATCGATTGGTGATGGGACTGCGTCATCGGGAGTTTCCGATCTTCGGAGTTCAATTTCATCCCGAATCGATCCTGACCGAACATGGTGATGAGATGCTTAAGAACTTTTTGGAACTCGTGACTCCCGCCGAACCGACGGGGGCGAACCGATGA